One genomic window of Arachis stenosperma cultivar V10309 chromosome 10, arast.V10309.gnm1.PFL2, whole genome shotgun sequence includes the following:
- the LOC130954798 gene encoding protein DESIGUAL 2-like, with protein MTKNYGFLICILVMVMDIIAGILGIQAEIAQNKEEHMKVGVFECRVPSYQAFKLGLAATILLALAHVIANLLGGCICVWSRDQYTKATANRQLAVAFLIFSWMILAVAFSMLIIGTLANSRSKQSCNILNHRLLSIGGVLCFIHGLFVVPYYVSATATRREESKRLEQPRPIPGHT; from the exons ATGACAAAGAACTATGGCTTCCTCATCTGCATACTTGTGATGGTCATGGATATTATAGCTGGCATACTTGGAATTCAAGCAGAAATAGCTCAGAATAAG GAAGAGCACATGAAGGTGGGGGTATTTGAATGTAGAGTTCCAAGCTATCAAGCCTTCAAGCTAGGATTAGCAGCCACAATTCTGTTGGCCCTGGCTCATGTAATTGCCAACTTGCTTGGTGGCTGCATTTGTGTGTGGAGCAGAGATCAATACACAAAAGCCACTGCCAACAGACAATTAGCCGTGGCTTTTCTAATTTTCTCATG GATGATATTAGCAGTTGCATTCTCCATGCTGATAATAGGCACATTAGCCAACTCAAGATCAAAGCAATCTTGCAATATATTGAACCATAGGCTGCTATCCATTGGAGGCGTTCTATGCTTCATCCATGGATTGTTCGTTGTTCCTTATTACGTTTCTGCCACTGCCACAAGAAGGGAAGAATCCAAGAGGCTAGAACAACCCCGGCCTATCCCAGGACACACGTAA